One stretch of Sediminispirochaeta bajacaliforniensis DSM 16054 DNA includes these proteins:
- a CDS encoding FAD-dependent oxidoreductase, producing MDQKRIVIIGGGGTGAAVARDLGLRGHSVLLLERDEFTGGTTGRHHGQLHSGARYAVGDREIARECLRETEILRRIAPDLIEDNGGLFVAVTDEEADYASQFRSACAEADIRTELISGKQAREIEPALSQTVRCAVTVPADGSFDAWRLPAAFFASAMEHGAKLFRYANVIGIETSGGSVSAVRVLDRMTNKEHKIEADVVINAGGPWVGKIAALAGLDMEVTPSPGTMVAVQGRFADKVISRLRPPNDGDIIVPQRSFSIIGTTQWITDDPDRIETPPEEIPRMLRLADEMIPAFSSAPFRAAWSAARPLAKRAYEVKAARALSRDFDCVHHKEEGAAGLFSLVGGKATVLRAMGEIVADQVCSYIGEERPGSSDQEKLPPYRRFYRLLKEQESERKFSWI from the coding sequence GTGGATCAGAAACGAATCGTTATCATAGGTGGAGGAGGAACGGGAGCCGCTGTCGCACGAGATCTCGGGCTGCGAGGCCACTCAGTACTCCTGCTGGAGCGAGATGAGTTCACCGGCGGCACCACGGGAAGACACCATGGTCAGCTCCATTCGGGGGCCCGGTATGCCGTGGGTGATAGAGAAATCGCCAGAGAATGCCTGCGGGAAACCGAAATTCTCAGACGCATTGCCCCCGACTTGATCGAGGACAACGGGGGCCTCTTCGTTGCGGTCACCGATGAAGAGGCCGATTACGCGTCTCAGTTTCGGAGCGCGTGTGCCGAAGCAGATATCCGGACGGAACTGATTTCGGGCAAGCAGGCAAGGGAGATCGAACCGGCACTTTCACAGACGGTACGATGTGCCGTCACGGTGCCAGCAGACGGCTCCTTCGATGCCTGGAGACTTCCTGCGGCATTTTTTGCATCGGCCATGGAGCATGGTGCAAAACTTTTTCGTTATGCAAACGTTATCGGCATTGAGACATCCGGCGGTTCGGTTTCCGCCGTCCGGGTACTGGATCGCATGACCAATAAAGAACATAAGATCGAAGCCGACGTCGTTATCAATGCGGGAGGCCCCTGGGTCGGAAAGATTGCCGCTCTTGCAGGATTGGATATGGAGGTGACACCCAGTCCGGGTACCATGGTAGCGGTCCAGGGACGTTTTGCAGACAAGGTCATAAGCAGACTCAGGCCGCCCAACGATGGCGACATTATCGTGCCCCAACGCTCCTTTTCGATCATAGGAACCACCCAATGGATCACCGATGATCCCGATCGAATCGAAACACCCCCTGAAGAGATACCACGTATGCTTCGCCTTGCGGATGAGATGATTCCCGCCTTCTCGTCCGCTCCGTTTCGCGCTGCATGGAGCGCTGCACGGCCTTTGGCGAAACGGGCGTATGAGGTAAAAGCGGCACGGGCCCTTTCAAGAGACTTCGATTGTGTTCATCATAAAGAAGAGGGAGCGGCAGGGCTCTTCAGTCTGGTCGGTGGTAAGGCCACGGTCCTGCGGGCAATGGGAGAGATCGTGGCAGACCAAGTCTGCTCCTACATCGGAGAGGAGAGACCGGGGTCTTCGGATCAAGAAAAACTCCCCCCCTATCGCCGCTTTTATCGACTCTTAAAAGAACAGGAATCTGAAAGGAAATTCTCATGGATATAA
- a CDS encoding 2Fe-2S iron-sulfur cluster-binding protein — translation MDISLRIFRGIGPITESRDEEFSDFHFTAKESDTILDLLMKAGLEDASLLFRHSCHHGSCGTCACIIDGTERLACRTSVSEFQAASRIEIRPLNGFPRIRDLVVDMSPLFEKTDETWRYLRRSERDGRRFEDCIECGACMSACPVTEPFQGPAPLAFLHRRLESLDAKAEEERKNLLSRAGESDAVPACQEHFACSRVCPQRVAPGRRIRELRNLL, via the coding sequence ATGGATATAAGCTTACGAATTTTTCGAGGTATCGGGCCGATAACAGAAAGTAGAGACGAAGAATTCTCGGACTTTCACTTCACTGCCAAAGAATCGGATACCATTCTTGATCTTCTGATGAAAGCGGGCCTTGAGGATGCATCGCTGCTTTTCCGCCACTCCTGTCATCATGGCTCCTGCGGTACCTGTGCCTGTATCATCGACGGTACGGAACGCCTTGCCTGCAGAACCTCTGTTTCGGAATTCCAAGCCGCCTCGCGCATTGAGATACGTCCCCTGAATGGTTTTCCCCGGATTAGGGATCTGGTGGTCGATATGTCCCCGTTGTTTGAAAAAACGGATGAAACATGGCGTTACCTCCGCCGAAGCGAAAGAGACGGAAGACGATTTGAAGATTGTATCGAATGCGGAGCCTGCATGTCCGCCTGTCCAGTGACCGAACCCTTTCAGGGACCGGCCCCGCTTGCCTTTCTCCATCGCAGACTTGAAAGCCTGGATGCAAAAGCGGAAGAGGAACGGAAAAATCTGTTGTCGCGGGCAGGAGAGAGCGACGCTGTTCCAGCATGCCAAGAGCACTTTGCATGCAGCAGGGTTTGTCCTCAGCGTGTCGCACCCGGCCGAAGGATTCGAGAGCTTCGAAATTTGCTCTGA
- a CDS encoding OadG family transporter subunit — protein sequence MIGQGLTLMVVGMAVVFVLLVLLVYVMKLLSFVVNRFFPDKEEEVQPKTQRAGEADILAAIASAAAYHNS from the coding sequence GTGATAGGACAAGGTTTAACGCTCATGGTCGTGGGTATGGCAGTAGTATTTGTATTATTGGTACTACTAGTGTACGTCATGAAGTTGCTTTCCTTTGTTGTTAATCGGTTTTTTCCTGATAAAGAGGAAGAGGTCCAACCGAAGACACAAAGGGCAGGAGAGGCTGACATTCTTGCAGCCATCGCTTCGGCGGCAGCATACCACAACAGTTAA
- a CDS encoding biotin/lipoyl-containing protein, with translation MKKRVDFMVTAFRDGFQSAFGARVLTKDFLPAVEAAVDAGITHFEAGGGARFQSLYFYCNEDAFDMMDQFRQAAGPDANLQTLARGVNVVGLDSQSRDIINLHAKMFKKHGMTTIRNFDALNDVNNLIYSGQCIVDAGLKHEVTVTMMELPPGAKGAHTPEFYMTVLKQILDAGIKFDSICFKDASGTSVPSKVYETIKQARAMLGADAHIVFHSHETAGTSILAYKAALDAGANQVDLSMAPVSGGTCQPDIITMWHALRGTEYDLGIDIEKVRKAEAVFKECMKDYFVPPEATAVEPLIPFSPMPGGALTANTQMMRDNGILDKYSEVAAAMGEVVMKGGYGTSVTPVSQFYFQQAFNNVMVGPWKKIADGYGKMVLGYFGKTPVAPDPEIVKLASEQLGLEPTTRIPVDINDEDPSKGIGAAKKMLEEAKLPMSDENIFIAAACKEKGIQFLKGEAKVNVRKIDPKAAKAAGGEAKSGAGNYTVNVGGKRFNVKLEGNTALVNGKSYTVEVGEGTDAGTPAAGGAGQNVEAPMPGLVLRIEKEVGDTIEEGELLLVLEAMKMETEIHAPCSGTITEIPVKQGDQMKAGDILAVIS, from the coding sequence ATGAAAAAGCGCGTAGATTTTATGGTAACGGCCTTCCGAGACGGTTTCCAATCGGCTTTCGGAGCACGAGTGCTGACCAAAGACTTCCTTCCCGCGGTCGAAGCGGCCGTTGATGCAGGAATTACCCACTTCGAGGCAGGCGGCGGAGCCCGTTTTCAAAGCCTCTATTTTTATTGTAATGAAGATGCATTCGACATGATGGATCAGTTTCGCCAGGCGGCGGGACCAGATGCCAACCTCCAGACCCTTGCGAGGGGGGTGAATGTCGTCGGGCTGGACAGTCAGTCGAGAGATATCATCAATCTTCATGCAAAGATGTTCAAAAAGCACGGAATGACCACCATCAGGAACTTCGACGCCCTCAACGACGTCAACAACCTGATCTATTCCGGCCAATGTATCGTTGATGCCGGTCTGAAACACGAAGTGACCGTCACCATGATGGAACTTCCTCCGGGAGCAAAAGGTGCCCACACACCGGAATTCTACATGACTGTTTTGAAACAGATACTCGATGCCGGTATCAAGTTCGATAGCATCTGTTTCAAAGATGCATCGGGAACAAGCGTCCCCAGCAAGGTCTACGAAACCATCAAACAGGCACGGGCAATGCTCGGTGCGGATGCCCACATAGTGTTCCACAGCCATGAAACCGCAGGAACAAGCATATTGGCTTACAAGGCCGCATTGGATGCCGGTGCAAATCAGGTCGATCTTTCCATGGCACCCGTATCGGGCGGGACTTGTCAGCCCGACATCATCACCATGTGGCACGCCCTTCGGGGAACCGAGTACGATCTCGGCATCGATATCGAAAAGGTACGAAAGGCCGAAGCCGTCTTCAAGGAGTGCATGAAGGATTATTTTGTTCCACCTGAGGCAACCGCTGTCGAACCGCTGATTCCTTTCAGCCCCATGCCGGGAGGAGCCCTTACCGCCAACACCCAGATGATGCGCGATAACGGCATCCTGGATAAATACTCTGAGGTTGCAGCAGCCATGGGCGAAGTCGTCATGAAAGGTGGCTACGGAACATCCGTTACCCCAGTCAGTCAGTTCTATTTCCAGCAGGCCTTCAATAACGTGATGGTAGGCCCTTGGAAAAAGATTGCGGACGGCTACGGGAAGATGGTTCTTGGATATTTTGGAAAGACTCCGGTCGCACCGGACCCTGAAATCGTTAAGCTTGCTAGCGAGCAGCTGGGACTGGAACCCACAACCAGAATCCCGGTGGACATCAATGATGAAGATCCTTCCAAGGGCATAGGAGCCGCAAAGAAGATGCTCGAAGAGGCGAAACTGCCGATGAGTGACGAAAATATCTTCATTGCCGCAGCCTGTAAGGAAAAAGGAATTCAGTTTCTCAAGGGAGAAGCCAAGGTCAACGTACGAAAGATCGATCCGAAGGCCGCGAAGGCAGCCGGAGGAGAGGCTAAATCGGGAGCCGGAAACTATACCGTCAACGTGGGCGGCAAACGGTTCAACGTCAAGCTCGAAGGGAATACCGCCCTTGTCAACGGCAAAAGCTACACCGTTGAAGTGGGCGAGGGAACGGATGCAGGAACACCGGCAGCCGGCGGAGCAGGACAGAATGTCGAAGCCCCCATGCCCGGCCTGGTACTCCGCATCGAGAAAGAGGTTGGCGACACCATTGAAGAGGGTGAGTTGCTTCTTGTTCTCGAAGCCATGAAGATGGAAACCGAAATTCACGCACCCTGTTCCGGAACCATTACGGAAATTCCGGTTAAGCAGGGCGATCAAATGAAAGCGGGCGACATCCTGGCCGTCATCTCCTAA
- a CDS encoding sodium ion-translocating decarboxylase subunit beta — MNLGSALHNLWISTGLVNFEVGQVIMILVGCLLIFLAINKKFEPLLLLPIGFGGILANIPLAGIAEHTGFIGMIYGVGIDTGIFPLLIFMGVGAMTDFGPLIANPKTALLGAAAQFGIFTTLLGALALGTLPIFGFNLSDAAAIGIIGGADGPTSIFLASQLSPRLLGAIAVAAYSYMALVPIIQPPIMKLLTTKEERSIKMEQLRPVSKKEKILFPIAVLGICIILLPSATPLIGMLMFGNLLKESMVTERLSNAAQNELMNIVTIMLGLTVGSKLQADKFLNFETLGILILGLIAFSIGTAAGVLLAKLMNKLSKKHPINPLIGAAGVSAVPMAARVANKVGKEANPQNYLLMHAMGPNVAGVIGSAVAAGVLLSIVPVMMGG, encoded by the coding sequence ATGAATTTAGGAAGTGCTTTGCACAATCTATGGATATCCACGGGGCTCGTAAATTTTGAAGTCGGCCAAGTTATCATGATCCTGGTCGGCTGCCTGCTCATCTTTCTGGCCATCAACAAGAAATTCGAACCCCTTCTGTTGTTGCCGATCGGTTTCGGCGGCATACTTGCCAATATTCCCCTTGCGGGGATCGCCGAGCATACCGGATTTATCGGCATGATATACGGCGTCGGTATAGATACCGGTATTTTCCCTCTGCTCATTTTTATGGGTGTCGGAGCAATGACCGATTTCGGCCCGCTGATTGCAAACCCGAAGACGGCCCTGCTCGGGGCGGCCGCACAGTTTGGAATCTTCACTACTCTGCTCGGAGCCTTGGCATTGGGAACCCTTCCGATTTTCGGATTTAATCTTTCCGATGCGGCGGCAATCGGAATCATCGGCGGAGCCGATGGACCAACCTCCATTTTTCTCGCAAGTCAGTTATCGCCGCGATTATTGGGGGCCATTGCCGTAGCAGCCTACAGTTACATGGCCCTGGTGCCGATCATACAGCCGCCCATCATGAAATTGCTTACCACCAAGGAAGAACGATCCATCAAGATGGAACAGCTCAGGCCGGTTTCAAAGAAGGAAAAGATTCTTTTCCCCATTGCCGTTCTCGGTATCTGCATCATTCTTCTGCCCAGTGCCACACCGCTTATTGGTATGTTGATGTTCGGGAACCTGCTCAAGGAGTCTATGGTTACCGAAAGGCTCTCCAATGCTGCACAAAACGAACTGATGAATATTGTCACCATCATGCTGGGACTTACCGTAGGTTCCAAACTTCAGGCCGATAAGTTTCTCAATTTTGAAACCCTCGGGATTCTCATCCTTGGGCTTATTGCCTTCTCAATCGGGACAGCCGCAGGTGTGCTGCTTGCAAAGTTGATGAATAAGCTCAGCAAGAAGCACCCGATCAATCCCCTCATCGGTGCCGCCGGTGTATCCGCAGTACCGATGGCCGCCAGAGTTGCCAACAAGGTAGGAAAAGAAGCAAACCCCCAGAACTACCTTTTGATGCACGCCATGGGGCCGAATGTTGCCGGTGTTATCGGATCCGCCGTTGCGGCCGGTGTTCTGCTTTCCATTGTCCCTGTGATGATGGGCGGTTGA